The Pseudoliparis swirei isolate HS2019 ecotype Mariana Trench chromosome 1, NWPU_hadal_v1, whole genome shotgun sequence genome has a window encoding:
- the LOC130198105 gene encoding E3 SUMO-protein ligase ZBED1-like, which translates to MKPTVNKVKTIVEFFHRSTTATHKLKSTQLQMGMPELKLKQDCVTRWNSTFHMIKRILQSKDAVISTLAVMNASVDPLSQEEWEVLQEACTVLEPFEQVTVEISADSYVTASKMLILCKGVQRVTAEHQTRVTTGKVTELVAALCASMDRKFHRIEYNPILSESTVLDPRFKKLAFHDNRAVDEALQRVTAAAARSGQPTSLPEGQEGEEAAEHEEPQASAVWRFFEERASGDTTRRNPSADSILEVRSYLEEPLFQRSADPLSWWETKASVYPRLTCVMARRLCIVATSVPQRIFSKTGQIITERRNRISPSKLRHLIFLNANLH; encoded by the exons ATGAAGCCCACTGTGAACAAAGTGAAGACGATAGTGGAGTTTTTCCACAGGAGCACAACAGCCACACACAAGCTCAAATCTACCCAACTACAGATGGGCATGCCTGAGCTGAAGCTCAAACAAGACTGTGTCACAAGGTGGAACTCCACCTTTCATATGATAAAACGGATTCTGCAGTCCAAGGATGCAGTCATCTCTACCCTGGCTGTTATGAATGCATCAGTTGATCCTCTGAGCCAAGAGGAATGGGAGGTACTGCAGGAGGCATGCACTGTTCTGGAGCCATTCGAGCAGGTCACTGTGGAGATCAGTGCAGACAG CTATGTCACAGCCTCCAAAATGTTAATCCTCTGCAAAGGTGTGCAGAGAGTGACAGCTGAGCACCAGACCAGAGTAACGACAGGGAAAGTGACAGAGTTAGTGGCTGCTCTCTGTGCATCCATGGACAGAAAGTTCCACAGAATTGAGTATAACCCTATTCTCTCAGAATCCACCGTTCTTGACCCAAGATTCAAGAAGCTGGCCTTTCATGATAACAGAGCGGTTGATGAAGCTCTCCAGAGAGtaactgcagcagcagcaaggtcCGGCCAGCCAACTTCACTGCCAGAGGgccaagagggagaagaagcagcagagcaCGAGGAGCCACAAGCATCTGCTGTTtggaggttctttgaagaacgtgCAAGTGGCGACACTACAAGAAGGAATCCTTCAGCAGATTCGATTCTGGAAGTGAGATCCTACCTTGAGGAGCCCCTTTTCCAGAGAAGTGCAGACCCACTGAGCTGGTGGGAGACCAAGGCTTCAGTGTACCCACGCCTTACTTGTGTGATGGCACGGAGACTATGCATTGTAGCAACGTCAGTCCCTCAGAGAATCTTCTCCAAAACAGGGCAGATCATTACAGAGAGAAGAAACAGGATCAGCCCCTCAAAGCTGAGGCACTTGATCTTTCTCAATGCAAACCTTCACTGA
- the cbx3a gene encoding chromobox protein homolog 3a isoform X2 — MGKKQNTKGKKDAMDTQDEPEEFVVEKVLDQRIANGKVEFFLKWKGFTEADNTWEPEDNLDCPELISAFLEAQKTVKEKPAPVKRKASTDETETEAKKKDVPEKPRGFARNLDPERIIGATDSSGELMFLMKWKDSDEADLVPAREANTRCPQVVISFYEERLTWHSCPEDEAQ, encoded by the exons ATGGGCAAGAAGCAGAACACCAAGGGCAAGAAGGATGCAATGGACACACAAGACGAGCCTGAGGAGTTTGTGGTGGAGAAAGTGCTAGACCAACGTATTGCCAATGGAAAAGTAGAATTCTTCTTGAAGTGGAAGGGATTTACAGA GGCTGACAATACCTGGGAACCAGAGGATAACTTGGACTGTCCAGAGCTAATCTCAGCGTTTTTAGAAGCACAGAAGACCGTTAAGGAGAAGCCTGCTCCTGTGAAGAGGAAGGCATCAACAGATGAGACGGAGACAGAAGCCAAGAAGAAGGATGTG CCTGAGAAACCACGTGGCTTCGCGAGAAATCTCGACCCAGAACGGATCATTGGTGCAACAGACAGCAGCGGGGAGTTGATGTTCTTGATGAAATG GAAAGACTCAGATGAAGCAGATTTGGTCCCAGCCCGCGAGGCCAACACTCGCTGCCCTCAGGTAGTCATCTCCTTCTATGAGGAGAGATTGACATGGCATTCCTGTCCAGAGGATGAGGCTCAGTAG
- the snx10a gene encoding sorting nexin-10A, translating into MDSMLHTLSICQSEFISIGVQDPRLQKDDLWHTHVDYEICLETNSMCFRKKSSCVRRRYSEFVWLRHSLEQNALIMELPKLPPWNPFFSLKNAEQVAQRIKGFQEFLESVLQRPFLLSDSRLHLFLQSDLSVSRMSRCARGQTRYTVAEAIQRSSSGDISGLEDKATCDSDTESSCSSGLGLSGEALSSSWGPDRPRAVQPSSELLPTLIAP; encoded by the exons ATGGACAGTATGCTGCACACTCTGTCCATCTGTCAATCT GAGTTTATCAGCATTGGCGTTCAGGATCCAAGGCTTCAAAAGGATGACCTCTGGCACACGCACGTTGACTACGAGATCTGTTTAGAA ACGAATAGCATGTGCTTCCGAAAAAAGTCGTCCTGTGTAAGGCGGCGTTACAGTGAGTTTGTTTGGCTGCGACATAGTCTGGAACAGAATGCTCTGATCAT GGAGTTACCCAAGTTGCCGCCCTGGAATCCCTTCTTCAGCCTGAAAAACGCTGAGCAGGTCGCTCAGAGGATAAAGGGCTTTCAGGAGTTTTTAGAAAG TGTTCTTCAGAGGCCTTTTTTGTTATCGGACAGTCGACTCCACCTGTTCCTCCAGTCAGACCTCAGCGTCTCAAGGATGTCGAGGTGTGCGCGCGGTCAGACCAGGTACACCGTGGCTGAAGCCATCCAGCGTTCCAGCAGCGGTGACATCAGCGGATTGGAGGACAAGGCCACCTGTGACTCTGACACTGAAAG CTCTTGTTCGTCGGGCTTGGGTCTAAGCGGGGAAGCCCTGTCCTCTTCTTGGGGTCCTGACAGACCCAGAGCTGTGCAGCCGTCTTCAGAACTCCTTCCCACACTCATTGCGCCCTGA
- the cbx3a gene encoding chromobox protein homolog 3a isoform X1, producing MHNMGKKQNTKGKKDAMDTQDEPEEFVVEKVLDQRIANGKVEFFLKWKGFTEADNTWEPEDNLDCPELISAFLEAQKTVKEKPAPVKRKASTDETETEAKKKDVPEKPRGFARNLDPERIIGATDSSGELMFLMKWKDSDEADLVPAREANTRCPQVVISFYEERLTWHSCPEDEAQ from the exons A TGCACAACATGGGCAAGAAGCAGAACACCAAGGGCAAGAAGGATGCAATGGACACACAAGACGAGCCTGAGGAGTTTGTGGTGGAGAAAGTGCTAGACCAACGTATTGCCAATGGAAAAGTAGAATTCTTCTTGAAGTGGAAGGGATTTACAGA GGCTGACAATACCTGGGAACCAGAGGATAACTTGGACTGTCCAGAGCTAATCTCAGCGTTTTTAGAAGCACAGAAGACCGTTAAGGAGAAGCCTGCTCCTGTGAAGAGGAAGGCATCAACAGATGAGACGGAGACAGAAGCCAAGAAGAAGGATGTG CCTGAGAAACCACGTGGCTTCGCGAGAAATCTCGACCCAGAACGGATCATTGGTGCAACAGACAGCAGCGGGGAGTTGATGTTCTTGATGAAATG GAAAGACTCAGATGAAGCAGATTTGGTCCCAGCCCGCGAGGCCAACACTCGCTGCCCTCAGGTAGTCATCTCCTTCTATGAGGAGAGATTGACATGGCATTCCTGTCCAGAGGATGAGGCTCAGTAG
- the nfe2l3 gene encoding nuclear factor erythroid 2-related factor 3 has product MQIAKKYFSEGLIQLTILLSLIGVRVDIDSYLSGYYTPLIEINLGPSLGYTQTPFHNLRDTLDGYSVHPKCPELDDFFASRRLLDEVRTLGSRRFPTQLNAWLVHQVSATDKADCGPSTSNNTSTSSGLEKPRDEARDDSEHLPGSGQEGCQTTHELGQRPCSTGACAFLKEEDDVRVKEEEEPAALTQLAHSSTLEQESLLEGITALSNPARHQPPTIDIEQHWSNLLSLSVTDLDDLDSLVTEHLSDLDTDIPSAISQDVSLHDAMVTRAFGVATERAESRPVAQQQRTLFRLESTGSSHSDPSPGMAVGLAALPFASVCNLTGNVSSHSALGGCLDEAVFDQINQLALEGLDTQLMGSLESINPQVLEDLDSDSGLSLESSSGGPVSPGSSEMSSSSSSYCEDECGATGYSSEVDSVPSKGITDYNTTWSPVDLSESVWHDHSYSSPAFFNHPSVTLPHKGIKEEPLSDDEGSRFDDRDLSRDELRARSMCIPFSVLQIVNMPVEEFLEVLEGHGFTPDQVTLLRDIRRRGKNKLAAQNCRKRKLDAITGLQEEVERLQAQRGRLLKEKQLTAKTMGAVGQQIKQLTRDVLARLRDSSGRPLNPDRFTLQCGANGRVVVQPVRRPVVATSTGNKTDKRKKDKKQ; this is encoded by the exons ATGCAAATCGCGAAAAAGTACTTCTCAGAAGGCCTGATACAGTTAACGATCTTACTCAGTTTGATTGGAGTTCGTGTGGATATCGACAGCTACTTGAGCGGCTATTATACGCCTCTGATAGAGATTAACTTGGGTCCTAGCTTAGGCTACACCCAGACACCCTTTCATAATTTAAGAGACACTCTTGACGGATATAGTGTGCACCCAAAATGTCCCGAATTGGACGATTTCTTTGCGAGTCGCCGGCTGCTCGACGAGGTGAGGACCCTCGGCTCGCGGCGCTTCCCCACACAGTTGAACGCATGGCTCGTGCACCAAGTCTCCGCCACTGACAAGGCTGACTGTGGGCCTTCGACCAGCAACAACACCTCCACCAGCTCGGGGTTAGAGAAGCCCAGGGACGAAGCCAGGGATGATAGTGAACACCTGCCCGGCAGCGGCCAAGAGGGCTGCCAAACCACCCATGAACTCGGACAAAGGCCTTGTAGCACTGGAGCTTGCGCGTTTCTTAAAgag GAGGATGATGTTAGAgttaaagaggaggaagaacctGCCGCGCTCACTCAGTTGGCTCACAGTTCCACACTGGAACAAGAG AGTCTTCTTGAAGGCATCACTGCACTGTCTAATCCAGCCCGCCATCAGCCTCCTACCATTGATATTGAACAGCACTGGAGCAATttactctctctttctgttacTGACCTTGAC GACTTGGACTCCCTTGTTACCGAGCATCTGTCAGACCTGGACACAGATATCCCCAGCGCCATAAGCCAGGATGTCAGTTTGCATGATGCAATGGTGACCAGAGCGTTTGGTGTGGCGACTGAAAGAGCTGAGTCCAGGCCCGTCGCCCAACAGCAAAGAACCCTCTTTCGACTGGAATCCACAGGCTCCTCGCACTCGGACCCGTCCCCAGGGATGGCAGTGGGCCTGGCCGCTCTCCCGTTTGCTTCAGTATGTAACTTAACTGGAAATGTGTCATCGCATAGTGCATTGGGTGGCTGTCTGGACGAGGCGGTGTTTGACCAGATCAATCAGCTCGCTTTGGAAGGCCTGGACACCCAGCTGATGGGCTCTCTGGAGAGCATAAACCCACAGGTCCTCGAGGACTTGGACTCTGACTCGGGTCTCTCCTTGGAGAGCAGCTCTGGAGGTCCAGTCTCCCCAG GCTCATCCGAGATGTCGTCGTCATCCAGCTCGTACTGTGAGGATGAGTGTGGAGCTACAGGCTACAGCAGCGAGGTGGATTCAGTCCCCTCAAAAGGCATCACGGACTACAACACAACGTGGTCACCCGTTGAtctgagtgagagtgtgtggcaTGACCACAGCTACTCCTCTCCTGCTTTCTTCAACCATCCGTCCGTAACACTGCCTCACAAAGGTATCAAAGAGGAGCCTCTCAGCGATGATGAGGGTTCAAGGTTTGACGACAGGGATCTGAGTCGCGATGAGCTGCGCGCCCGTAGCATGTGCATCCCCTTCTCTGTCCTACAGATTGTCAACATGCCTGTGGAGGAGTTCCTAGAGGTCCTTGAAGGCCACGGCTTCACCCCCGACCAGGTGACCCTCCTGAGGGATATTCGCAGACGGGGAAAGAACAAACTGGCAGCGCAAAACTGCCGGAAGCGCAAACTAGATGCCATCAcagggctgcaggaggaggtggaaaggTTGCAGGCCCAGAGAGGCCGGCTACTGAAGGAGAAACAGCTCACAGCCAAGACAATGGGTGCTGTGGGCCAGCAGATAAAGCAGCTGACTAGAGATGTCCTGGCCCGGCTGAGAGATAGTTCAGGACGGCCCCTGAACCCAGATAGATTCACCCTGCAGTGCGGGGCTAATGGGAGGGTAGTAGTGCAGCCTGTAAGGCGGCCTGTTGTTGCCACATCAACAGGCAACAAAACagacaagaggaagaaggacaAAAAGCAATGA